In the Onychostoma macrolepis isolate SWU-2019 chromosome 08, ASM1243209v1, whole genome shotgun sequence genome, ACTAACACCAGTCCTCACCCTCAGCTCTGACACAGGCTGCTCGTCTAATTGGAGGAGATGTAGTTCCCGCTCGTTCTCCTGTCACTGCCATCTCACTGGATTCACACCAGACCCAAGACATCAGTCTCTAGCAGTCTGCTAGTGTGTGACACGAAGTTTCTAATAAGAGCAGCAGTCTGAGCGGAGGCATTATTCATGCAATCAGGAGCGAGCCCGCTGAGCTTGTGTAATAGGATTAAGGCTGCCATGGCTGGAGTTTTTTAAGGTTAGCGCAGGTGTTGAGAAGCTCAGGAGCAATAAGCACCTGCAGCTGTTGGACTCATTATAGTGCAGTGCTGATGTGTCCTGTAATGAGTCTGATAATGGCCATTAGAAGAGATGGCGTGGGTGGTAAATGAGTAGATTCCTCATGAATGGGAGAAGGGGGCTCAGTGGTGAGCTTATGTGTTTCTGTGTTAGTTAGATATTGAGTTTTATTTcgtgaaaatctaaaaatgattCAAAAACCAGGATTTTGGTATCATTTTATTATCACTTTCTGCAACTAAAACCCCTTGAAATCTGTTCATACTGTTCTTGAAACAAAAtggtattttacattttatttctaagTACAGAAATGTAACTAAAAGAAATAACAGCACAAACAAATAACAAGATTATCTGGGTCtgttattctttattaaaaGCAGAATTGCACACCAATCTCATAAATGAATGCAGAATAAGTAATACATTATGAATGCACATAATTATCGTGGTTTTTGccatatattgtatttaaacaTACTTATTAGCACTCAACTActtgtacataataaatatatatcaaacaaATATTAACCATCAGATAATATAAAGCACAACAGGCATTCCAAAATATAgacaaattttgtaacagtcTGGTTGGTTTCCATGTTTCAAGACTTGAACAAAAATTTCCACGCAGATCagtttaacatgcattttgtaacattttaatttcatctttGTTTTCTACTCTACAAATTTGCTTTCTGTGTCaactataattataatacatgCAGTTTTTATGAGCTCATATTTATACTACACCATAAAAATAAGGCccaatatgtttatttttcacagATGGCTTCCCCCCCccacatattttaaattaaaagttacaGGACCTGACCtcagatttacttttatttcgATTTACTGAGATGTTCTTCCCTCTCTTAAATACATGTAAGTTTTAACCTAAAAAGTTAATGGACAGCTGCccacatgtaaaataatttatatatcataaatatatattgtaatctGTATCAGTCATCATAGCTAACCTTTTTTAGAGTTGCACCCAAGGGTGCTGGAGGACCCTATGCGATCCAGCCGTCCCCCGAAACAGCCAGACAGGCTTTTGCTCCGGGTTGACATGAGGAGATCTATGAGGCGGTTTCTCTGCGTATCAAACCCATCCGAGGGGTTGGTGTCCTCCGCCGGAGCTGCTTcttcctctctgtctctgtccCAGGACGTGGAGGGCGGGCTCTGCTCCAGCGCTGTGTTGCTGTCCTCATAATCGACGGCTCTCTCAGGAGCCTCTTCTGCGGCCAGGGCCTCCTCAAACTGCTGCAGCAAGCTCTGGAGAGCAGACAAGAGTCAACCTAGCCATTCTGTTGAAATGGTTTCTTTTATTGAACTCAATATTCTTTGCATGCTCAAGATGATATTATTGTTTCTTTCCTGTTTGATCACATTAAATATCATTCAATTTAAGGGCTCGATGAAACTAACACcgtaaaaatgaccaaaaacgGTAGCATCTAAAACAACTGGTTTTATTCAAgtctaaaaaatattatttaaagggacagttcacccaaaaatggaaattatgtcatcatttacagtaCTCACCATCactttgttccaaacctgaatgattttctttcttctgttgaaaataaaaagaacttTTGAAGAATgagggtaaccaaacagtttctggtctccattgaaaaaaaaaaaaaaaaaaaactacggAAGTGTTTGgctacccacattcttcaaaatatctccttttgtgaaagaaactcatacaggtttggaacaacttgaggaaCAACTTAAATTTTCATTAATGGGTAGACCATCCCTTTAACGTTCAGTCAACCATCCATTTataccaaaaaaacaaacaaacatactttTCTGTGTTAAATGAGGTAGAAAAGGCTTGCAAGTTACCACTTTTTAACATAGTTTCTAGAGTAAACAGATCCAAACGTTCTAATTTCACTGCAAGTtctctatatatttatttctttattttaagggTTGAAAGCAGAAATACCTTCAGCTTGGCCATGTTGCTGGCGGGACTGTGTCTGCTCAACATGTGCGCTTGTACATCCATCTGGTGCCAAAGCAGGACCAGTAGTCCTGTGAGAATAAGTCCTCTGATCATCTCTGGGTTCTTCTGGCTGCTGGCTCTCTCTCTGAACTGAACTCGTCTGCCTGCTTGGCTCTTATAAAGGGACAGTTGACTGTCAGGAGCTCATCCTCTGTAAACTGTGTGAAGTGCATTCCGACACCTCATCTGTGATAACGCTCCTGGAGCAGATTTCCTTTTAAGTGGCTGTTTGTGGCAGTGAGAGGTGGCTCGCTGGAGAACTCCTGATGTGCGGCGCTGGGACACAAACAGTGACCTCAGGCATCATGGGGAATGCATCCGCTGCACGAGTGGCTCACATGGTTCCTGCATCACCTCACAACTGATACAAACTACAACTAACTATACCATAAGGGGTTAAAA is a window encoding:
- the nppa gene encoding natriuretic peptides A; the protein is MIRGLILTGLLVLLWHQMDVQAHMLSRHSPASNMAKLKSLLQQFEEALAAEEAPERAVDYEDSNTALEQSPPSTSWDRDREEEAAPAEDTNPSDGFDTQRNRLIDLLMSTRSKSLSGCFGGRLDRIGSSSTLGCNSKKG